A segment of the Serratia fonticola genome:
GCGCGTTTGATGTTGTTAAACAGCAGGAAGGTGAACACCACAACCAGCGTGGTGGCAGCCAGCCCCATCAGCCACATATTGTGATAAGCCTCGGCGGCGGGCAGCGTGTCCTGCCAATGGCCGATGACCGGGTAAACAAACACGTCGGGCAGGAAGCCGATCACCGAGCAGATCCCCACGGTGGTGCCCATAATGTATTTTGGCGTTCTGGCTTCGCCGATACAGGCGAAGTACAACCCGCGTGAGGCATAACAGGTAAAGGCCAGCAGCAGGATCAGGCCAATACCAACGGCTACCGAGGTCGGATTCTGGTTGGTGATCAGTAAAACGACCAGAGTGGCAATACTCACCAAGGCTAATAGTTGAATGGCCCGCGTTGGTGACTTCAACCGGGTGTAGGTGGTGATCAGCCCTCCCAGTGGCCCACACATGGCCCGAAAGATCTTGTTGATCACGATCCCCATGTAACTGGCGGCGACCAAGGTCATGCCATACATTTCGGTCAGGTAGTTGGTGGAGTAACTGAGAATGGCGTAGATGGTGTAAACGCCGAAGATAATCATACTGCAATACCAGGTCGTACTGATTTTGAGGACCGAGACGATATCCCCCAAGCTGAATTTACGCGGTTTTTCTGTTTCGTCACTGGTGACGAAACCATCACTGACAAAGAACCAGCACAGAATACCCAACAGAATATAAACTCCGCTATAGATCAGGATCACCGCCTTCAGGCTATTAGGGTTTTCTGGTGCGAACAGCGAGAAAATCCACATGGTGAACACCGCCAGGGCCATGACGCCAACCCCGCGCAAGCCCTCCATCCAGCCCATGATTTTTCCCTGTTCGTCATGGTTGCCAAGCAGTGACGCGGCCTTGATCGAAACGGACCACAGCAGCAGGATGGTGGTGACCGCAAAGGCGATCTGGATCAGGATCATCACCCAGAATGGGGGATAAACCGCCATCAGCAACCCCAGCAGACCGGTCGCTATCATGGCGAAGGTCATCATCTTCTTGTGGGAAAACTTATCGGCAATGATCCCACTTGGTGCATACAGGATAATAGCGGTAATACCGAAGGTGCTCATAATCAGCCCAATTTCGGTATTGGAGAAGCCCATGAATTTGGCCATGGGAATTTGGTAAATATAGCGTAAATAAGCCAGATCGAAACTTACTCCGCCGCTGATGCTTATTATTGCAAGTGTTAGCCAGCGGTGGGAATTAGATTTTTCCATGGTAAAGTTCCGCATAGAGATACCCTTTTATTTTCATTGCTCGGCCTTTTGTACCGTAATATGAAATTCATTAGAGTAAATCGCGTTAAACAAAAAAAGAGAAAAGCAAGCTTCCCGCTGAGCAGGAAGTTACTTTTCTCTTCGTCTCTTTCAGTAACTGCGTTAATAAATAGCATGGCGGAGCTTAATTCATCTGTGAGAGTTATCACAAAACGGAAGTTGGCCTGAGAGTTTACGGCTGGCTGTGCAGTAATTCAGCGAATTAATCTTATTAGAAATAGCCGATCGCTACCACTTAATATGCGTAATGACGACTAAGGCATGAAACTGTGATTGGTATCACGGAATAATAACAGATGAACGTGTTATTTTTTTTGCCAGTTACTAGAGACGATGAGAAAAGTAACTTCTCTGCCAAGTGCAGGGAAGCTTGCTTTTCTCTTTTTTTTTGCGTTTTTTCCAGACCAAGGGGCAATATCATGTCGTTAAACGCGTTAAATGAGTTCTCATTGGATTTCTTTTCCCTGAAAGGCAAAACCGCCATTGTCACCGGGGGTAACAGTGGTCTTGGGCAGGCATTTGCCATGGCGCTGGCCAAAGCCGGGGCGAACCTGTTCATCCCAAGTTTTATCATGGATAAGGGTGAAACCCGCGAACTCATCGAACAGCAAGGGGTCAGGGTCGAGTTTATGCAGGTGGATATCACGGAAAAGGGCGCACCTGCGAAGGTGATTGCTCAGTGTCTGGAAACTTTCGGCACCGTGGATATTTTGGTCAACAACGCGGGTATCTGTAAGTTGAACAAGGTACTGGATTTTGGCCGAGAAGACTGGGATCCGATGATTGATATCAACCTGACCGCCGCATTTGAGTTAAGTTATGAAGCGGCGAAAATCATGATCCCGAAAAAACAGGGGAAAATAATCAATATTTGCTCTCTGTTCTCTTATCTTGGCGGGCAATGGTCACCGGCTTATTCTGCGACCAAACATGCGTTAGCGGGTTTTACCAAGGCTTATTGCGATGAATTGGGGCAATATAATATTCAAGTGAACGGTATTGCGCCGGGTTATTATGCCACCGATATTACGGTAGAAACACGTAAAAACCCAGAGACCAATAAACGGGTTCTTGACCATATCCCAGCAAACCGTTGGGGGGAAACACAGGATTTGATGGGAGCCATGGTATTTTTAGCCAGCCGTGCATCTGATTATGTCAATGGTCATTTATTGGTAGTCGATGGCGGTTATTTAGTTCGATAAGTTTATATCCGTCTTTTTTCAAGCTGCAGCTGCACTCACTCACCTCAGTCACTTACTTAAGTAAGCGCCATGGGATGAATGGGTTGGGTGCCTGGCTGTTACTTGAAATTTATAGGCTATATCGGTTTTCAAGGTGGTTTCTATTTAACGGGTTATTTTAAATTTCATATCCAATACATTTCTCGTTACAGCCAATAACGCTGTGGCTTGAAAGATGCAGGGTAAATTAGGAAGGGTTGATTATGTCTCTATCTCGTGAAGAAATTGTCGTTCAGTTAAAAGAAATAGTGGGTTCGGAGCGGGTTATTACCGACGAAAAAGTACTGCAGAAAAACAGCGTAGACCGCTTCAGAAAATATGCTGATATTCACGGTGTATTTACCCAGCCACTGCCTGCAGCGGTGGTTAAACTGGCCAATACCCAACAGGTTGCTGACGTGCTGGCATTTATGAATAAGCACGGTATCAATGGGGTACCGAGAACCGGAGCCTCCGCGACTGAAGGTGGGTTGGAGACGGTGGTGAAAAATTCCGTGGTGCTTGATGGCTCCGCGATGAATAAGGTCATCAGCATTGATATCCGCAACATGCAGGCCACGGCGCAGTGCGGTGTTCCACTAGAAGTATTGGAAAATCAATTACGTGCTCAGGGGTACACCACCGGCCACTCTCCGCAGTCCAAACCGTTGGCGCAGATGGGCGGTCTGGTCGCGACGCGCAGTATCGGCCAGTTCTCCACGCTGTACGGGGCGATCGAAGACATGGTTGTTGGGTTGGAAGCGGTATTCCCGAACGGCACGATCACCCGGATTAAAAACGTACCACGTCGGGCGGCTGGGCCAGATATTCGTCATGTGATTATCGGCAACGAAGGTGCATTGTGCTTTATCACCGAGGTCACGGTGAAAATTTTCAAATATATGCCGGAAAACAACCTGTTCTACGGCTACATTCTCGACAATATGCAGACTGGTTTCAACATCCTGCGCGAAGTGATGGTTGAAGGCTATCGCCCATCTATTGCCCGCTTGTATGACGCAGAAGACGGTACCCAGCACTTTACCCATTTTGCTGAAGGTAAATGCGTACTGATCTTTATGGCCGAAGGGGCAAAAGGCATTGCACAAGCCACGGGGGCGGGCATTGAAGAGATCGTGAAGCGCTATCCGGAATGCAAAAGGGTCGATAGCAAGCTGATTGAAACCTGGTTCAACAACCTGAACTGGGGCCCGGATAAAGTGGCCGCAGAGCGTGTACAGATCATGAAGACCAATAATATGGGCTTCACCACCGAAGTTTCTGGCGATTGGGCCAGCATCAACACCATTTATGAGAATGTGATCCGCCGCATCCGCGAAGAATTCCCTCATGCTGGCGATATCACTATGCTGGGTGGCCACTCGTCACACAGCTATATCAACGGGACTAACATGTACTTTGTCTATGACTACAACGTGGTGGACTGCAAGCCGGAAGAGGAAATCGATAAATACCATAATCCGCTGAACAAAATCATTGTGGAAGAGACCATTAAACAAGGCGGTTCGATGGTGCATCACCACGGTATTGGTAAACACCGCGTGCACTGGACCAAGGATGAACATGGCAGTGCCTACTACATCCTCAAGGCGTTGAAAGAGGTGTACGACCCGAATGGCATCATGAATACTGGCACCATTTATCCGATTGAAAAATAACCATCCTGAATGGCCCGGTTTACCGGGCCTTTCGCGCTGGAATATGGGGGTAACGATGACATCACGATCACCTCAGCAAGTGCGTATGGATGATATTCCGCTAAACACCTTTCATATGAAAATGGCGGGGCTGACTTTTGGTGCCCACCTTACCGACGGCTATGTGCTGGGTGTGATTGGTTTTGCGCTGGCCCAGCTAAAACCGCAGATGGAACTGACGCCATTTTGGGAAGGAATGATCGGTAGTTCGGCGTTAATTGGTCTGTTCCTGGGAAGCCTGATATTAGGCTGGGTTTCAGATCATATTGGCCGCCAGAAAATTTTCAGCTTTAGCTTTGTTATCATCACGTTAGCTTCTGTGATGCAGTTTTTTGCCACCACGCCGGAACAGCTGTTCTGGCTGCGGGTGTTGGTAGGGATTGGCCTAGGGGGCGATTACGCCGTTGGGCACACCATGCTGGCCGAGTTTTCGCCACGTAAGCACCGCGGCATTTTGTTGGGATCGTTTAGTGTGATCTGGACGTTAGGCTATGTTGCCGCTGGCTTTGTCAGTCATTTCCTTATCGAGCCGGGGCCGGATGCCTGGCGTTGGCTGCTGGCCTCAAGCGCCATTCCGGCGCTATTGATTATGCTGTTACGCATCGGCACACCGGAATCGCCCCGCTGGTTGATGCGCAAGGGGCGTATCGCCGAAGCCCATAGGGTGGTGAAGCGCTGCTTTGGTCCCCATGTGGTATTAAATGACGAAATTCCTGTGGAAACAGCGCGCCATATTCACACCTTATTTTCGGCACGTTACTGGCGGCGTACCGCCTTTAACAGCCTGTTTTTCGTCTGTCTGGTGATCCCGTATTTTGCCATCTACACCTTTTTACCGTCGATCCTTACCACGCTAGGGCAGAGTCAGAATTTTGCCACTGACCTGCTGCTCAATGGCTTGCTGATGATTGGCGCCTTGATAGGGATTGCTTTCACTCAATGGTTACCACGTCGTCGTTTCCTGATTGGTGCATTTTGGATCCTCGCGGCGACCTTGGGCGCGTTGGCGTTTGTGCCGCCAGGCCAAGGGGCGATGTTGCTGTTATTTGCTCTGTTTACGCTGACTATTTCAGCGGTCAGTAACCTGGTCGGCGTGTTCCCGGCGGAAAGCTTCCCCACTGATATTCGTTCGTTGGGGGTCGGCTTTGCGACCTCAATGAGTCGGCTCGGCTCCGCCATTGGTACTGCTCTGTTACCGATGTCGATGATTTCTCTGGGGTTGCAGGGCACCATGCTGATATTGACTGGTGTACTGGTGCTGGGGGCTGCGGTCTCTATCCTGTGGGCTCCGGAAACGAAAGATATGACGTTGGTGGGTGCCTCTTCGGTAAAGCCGTTAAGCGCCCACTGACAGGAGAAGCGGATGAACCTGCTGTTGGCGATTAAGGTTGCGCCGGATTTGGGGATGTTGGCTAAGACTGATTGGCAACCCGATGAACAGTTGCAAATCGACACCCACTTTACCCGGCGGTTGTTGAGCGGCTACGACGAATGCGCAGCGGAAATGGTGTTGATGCTGCGCGATGAAATGCCACTCAACCTGAGTGTATTGACGGTGGCGGATGCGAAGGCCGATCCGGTACTGAAACAGCTGCTGGCGCTGGGTTATCAGCAAGCGTTACGTATTGAACCGCCAGTGGATTGGGATCTCCGTTTTAACCCGGCTACGATTGCCGCTTTGATCGCAGCATATCAGCAACAGGTTGCTCCCCAGTCGGTCATCGTCACGGGGGCACAAAGCATTGAGGGACAAAACGGTCAAACACCCTTGATGTTGGCCGAGCGCTTGAACTGGCCTTGTCTCACCGGTGTTTGCCAATTGGCACCGGCCGCTGAAGCGGGGGCTTTACGGGTTACCCGACAAACCGCTTATGGCCAGGAGGTGCTGACAGTGAAGCCGCCTTTGGTCTTGGTGGTCGGGAATTCGCAGCAGGCGAGTGCGTTACGGGTTCCCACGTTAAAACAGAAGCTGGCGGCAAGCAAACGACCGATCCCCTGTCTGTCGCCCGCTGAGTTAGGCGTGCAGACGTTATTACCTGGGGATGTTGAGGTCTGTGGCTTAACGCATTTGGAACATCGGCGTGCCGGAGTGCTGATTGAAGGGGATACGGTGGAGCAGAAAGTGGATCGACTATATCGGGACTATCTTCGTGAACGGTGGCCATCATGAATATTGCGATAGTCCTGGATGCGGATGCCCCCGGCTTTTATGCCCGGGCTGGCCAGATTAATCACTTTCTGCAGTCGAGTGAGTTGACCACATCG
Coding sequences within it:
- a CDS encoding nitrate/nitrite transporter is translated as MEKSNSHRWLTLAIISISGGVSFDLAYLRYIYQIPMAKFMGFSNTEIGLIMSTFGITAIILYAPSGIIADKFSHKKMMTFAMIATGLLGLLMAVYPPFWVMILIQIAFAVTTILLLWSVSIKAASLLGNHDEQGKIMGWMEGLRGVGVMALAVFTMWIFSLFAPENPNSLKAVILIYSGVYILLGILCWFFVSDGFVTSDETEKPRKFSLGDIVSVLKISTTWYCSMIIFGVYTIYAILSYSTNYLTEMYGMTLVAASYMGIVINKIFRAMCGPLGGLITTYTRLKSPTRAIQLLALVSIATLVVLLITNQNPTSVAVGIGLILLLAFTCYASRGLYFACIGEARTPKYIMGTTVGICSVIGFLPDVFVYPVIGHWQDTLPAAEAYHNMWLMGLAATTLVVVFTFLLFNNIKRAGAKNTTTQPVTE
- a CDS encoding SDR family oxidoreductase, with the translated sequence MSLNALNEFSLDFFSLKGKTAIVTGGNSGLGQAFAMALAKAGANLFIPSFIMDKGETRELIEQQGVRVEFMQVDITEKGAPAKVIAQCLETFGTVDILVNNAGICKLNKVLDFGREDWDPMIDINLTAAFELSYEAAKIMIPKKQGKIINICSLFSYLGGQWSPAYSATKHALAGFTKAYCDELGQYNIQVNGIAPGYYATDITVETRKNPETNKRVLDHIPANRWGETQDLMGAMVFLASRASDYVNGHLLVVDGGYLVR
- a CDS encoding FAD-binding oxidoreductase; translated protein: MSLSREEIVVQLKEIVGSERVITDEKVLQKNSVDRFRKYADIHGVFTQPLPAAVVKLANTQQVADVLAFMNKHGINGVPRTGASATEGGLETVVKNSVVLDGSAMNKVISIDIRNMQATAQCGVPLEVLENQLRAQGYTTGHSPQSKPLAQMGGLVATRSIGQFSTLYGAIEDMVVGLEAVFPNGTITRIKNVPRRAAGPDIRHVIIGNEGALCFITEVTVKIFKYMPENNLFYGYILDNMQTGFNILREVMVEGYRPSIARLYDAEDGTQHFTHFAEGKCVLIFMAEGAKGIAQATGAGIEEIVKRYPECKRVDSKLIETWFNNLNWGPDKVAAERVQIMKTNNMGFTTEVSGDWASINTIYENVIRRIREEFPHAGDITMLGGHSSHSYINGTNMYFVYDYNVVDCKPEEEIDKYHNPLNKIIVEETIKQGGSMVHHHGIGKHRVHWTKDEHGSAYYILKALKEVYDPNGIMNTGTIYPIEK
- a CDS encoding MFS transporter; this translates as MTSRSPQQVRMDDIPLNTFHMKMAGLTFGAHLTDGYVLGVIGFALAQLKPQMELTPFWEGMIGSSALIGLFLGSLILGWVSDHIGRQKIFSFSFVIITLASVMQFFATTPEQLFWLRVLVGIGLGGDYAVGHTMLAEFSPRKHRGILLGSFSVIWTLGYVAAGFVSHFLIEPGPDAWRWLLASSAIPALLIMLLRIGTPESPRWLMRKGRIAEAHRVVKRCFGPHVVLNDEIPVETARHIHTLFSARYWRRTAFNSLFFVCLVIPYFAIYTFLPSILTTLGQSQNFATDLLLNGLLMIGALIGIAFTQWLPRRRFLIGAFWILAATLGALAFVPPGQGAMLLLFALFTLTISAVSNLVGVFPAESFPTDIRSLGVGFATSMSRLGSAIGTALLPMSMISLGLQGTMLILTGVLVLGAAVSILWAPETKDMTLVGASSVKPLSAH
- a CDS encoding electron transfer flavoprotein subunit beta/FixA family protein: MNLLLAIKVAPDLGMLAKTDWQPDEQLQIDTHFTRRLLSGYDECAAEMVLMLRDEMPLNLSVLTVADAKADPVLKQLLALGYQQALRIEPPVDWDLRFNPATIAALIAAYQQQVAPQSVIVTGAQSIEGQNGQTPLMLAERLNWPCLTGVCQLAPAAEAGALRVTRQTAYGQEVLTVKPPLVLVVGNSQQASALRVPTLKQKLAASKRPIPCLSPAELGVQTLLPGDVEVCGLTHLEHRRAGVLIEGDTVEQKVDRLYRDYLRERWPS